One window of Bactrocera tryoni isolate S06 chromosome 2, CSIRO_BtryS06_freeze2, whole genome shotgun sequence genomic DNA carries:
- the LOC120767773 gene encoding PHD finger-like domain-containing protein 5A, whose product MAKHHPDLIFCRKQPGVAIGRLCEKCDGKCVICDSYVRPCTLVRICDECNYGSYQGRCVICGGPGVSDAYYCKECTIQEKDRDGCPKIVNLGSSKTDLFYERKKYGFKQNY is encoded by the exons atggctAAACATCATCCAGATTTAATCTTTTGTCGTAAGCAACCTGGAGttg CTATTGGCCGATTATGCGAAAAATGTGATGGCAAATGTGTTATTTGTGATTCCTATGTTCGACCATGCACACTAGTACGTATTTGCGATGAATGTAATTATGGATCTTATCAGGGGCGTTGTGTTATTTGTGGCGGTCCAGGTGTTTCCGATGCTTACTATTGTAAAGAGTGTACAATACAGGAAAAAGAC cgCGATGGTTGCCCCAAAATTGTGAACCTTGGAAGCTCTAAAACAGATCTGTTCtatgaaaggaaaaaatatggGTTTAAGCAAAA ctatTAG
- the LOC120767772 gene encoding coatomer subunit epsilon, which yields MSKAVQNEEDTNSTLFYARNEYYIGNFMGSINFVLPEQGTATTELLSYMYLSYLAIDSGRLIATDIKENNNTALLALRYVNEAFEQPAKIESILDKLTDKVASEEDETNIWHIATAIVYCYDGQFENALKILHGSTNLESMALSVQCLLRLNRIDLAKQLVAKMQEISDDATLTQLAQAWIALSLGTEQMQDAFHIFQEFCEKHNPTPLLLNGQAVVHLGLERYEEAEAVLRDALTKKHNDYDTLINMMVLAHLTGKSHETIARYWEQLKQFHPKSEFVADLEKKSTEFDKLCLQYSLNGDEAVQA from the coding sequence ATGAGTAAAGCTGTGCAAAACGAAGAAGACACCAATTCTACATTATTTTACGCACGAAATGAATACTATATTGGAAATTTCATGGGCTCTATTAACTTTGTGCTTCCCGAACAAGGTACTGCCACAACGGAGCTACTCTCCTATATGTACCTCTCATACTTGGCTATCGATTCTGGCCGCCTCATTGCAACCGATATAAAGGAGAATAACAATACTGCGTTGCTAGCATTACGTTATGTGAATGAAGCCTTTGAACAGCCTGCAAAAATTGAAAGTATACTTGACAAGCTAACTGATAAAGTTGCTAGCGAAGAGGATGAAACTAATATTTGGCACATCGCCACCGCAATTGTCTATTGTTATGATGGACAATTTGAAAATgccttaaaaattttacatggTTCAACAAATCTTGAATCAATGGCTTTATCTGTACAATGTTTATTGAGATTGAATCGTATTGATTTGGCAAAGCAATTGGTTGCTAAAATGCAAGAAATCTCGGATGATGCCACCTTAACTCAGCTGGCTCAAGCATGGATTGCGCTAAGCCTTGGCACCGAGCAAATGCAAGATGCATTCCacatttttcaagaattttgtgaaaaacacAATCCTACACCATTGCTTCTAAATGGTCAGGCAGTCGTCCATTTGGGTTTGGAACGGTATGAAGAAGCAGAAGCTGTTTTACGTGATGCTTTGACTAAAAAGCACAACGATTACGATACACTAATCAACATGATGGTGCTGGCCCACTTGACTGGAAAGTCCCACGAAACGATTGCACGCTATTGGGAACAATTGAAACAATTTCATCCAAAGAGTGAATTTGTTGCCGATTTAGAAAAGAAGTCAACGGAATTCGATAAGCTTTGTTTACAGTATTCACTGAATGGAGACGAAGCTGTGCaagcataa
- the LOC120768671 gene encoding kynurenine formamidase — translation MYAINVGGEGNEIDLNKEYSPTKNSKRFLEAGEPDKAVIEHFLKVTTKQTESARAKYKVRRDVSYGKSFNPNINTVDNQIVDIYYKDTENGTPIFVYIHGGYWQELDNSTSGSFVEPLVEQGFRVIAVDYNLCPSVSLATLNEQLKHFFEWLYAYASDTKASKISISGHSAGAYMMTLLFNNSLLKLPFADNTVSFFLISGVFDLRELWNLPSVNPANILNLDLVSAEELSPICWKLDEEFIEFAKQIKLRIHVLVAENDSETFKGQSLAFAKKLSETGLEIVFKIFEGYDHFDIIENVPVKGSEINTYLLKNLV, via the exons ATGTATGCAATAAATGTTGGTGGTGAGGGAAACGAAATTGATTTGAATAAGGAATATTCACCCACAAAGAATTCAAAGCGTTTTTTAGAAGCCGGCGAGCCTGATAAAGCAGTAATCGAGCATTTTTTAAAGGTCACAACGAAAC aaactgAGTCCGCACGCGCAAAATATAAAGTACGCCGCGATGTTTCTTATGGAAAGAGCTTTAATCCCAATATAAATACAGTAGATAACCAAATTGTAGACATATATTATAAGGATACGGAAAATG gcacACCTATTTTCGTTTATATACACGGTGGCTACTGGCAAGAATTGGATAATAGTACTTCTGGTTCTTTCGTAGAACCTTTAGTGGAACAAGGTTTTCGTGTAATTGCAGTTGATTACAATTTATGCCCCTCCGTGTCACTCGCCACACTTAACGAACAATTAAAACACTTCTTTGAATGGTTGTACGCATATGCAAGCGATACCAAAGCCAg taaaatatcAATAAGTGGTCATTCAGCCGGTGCCTACATGATGACGCTATTGTTCAATAACAGCTTACTAAAATTACCATTTGCTGACAATACCGTGTCGTTTTTCTTGATCAGTGGCGTTTTTGACTTACGTGAATTATGGAATTTGCCAAGCGTTAATCCGGCGAACATATTGAACTTAGATTTAGTAAGCGCCGAAGAACTCTCACCAATTTGTTGGAAACTGGATGAAGAATTCATCGAGTTTgcgaaacaaataaaattacgtATTCACGTTTTAGTGGCGGAAAATGACAGTGAAACATTTAAAGGACAGTCTCTAGCATTCGCAAAGAAATTAAGTGAGACTGGTCTAGAAatcgtatttaaaatatttgagggATATGATCATTTTGATATAATAGAAAATGTGCCCGTCAAAGGATCAGagataaatacatacttattaaaaaatttagtgtaG